One Bacteriovorax sp. PP10 DNA window includes the following coding sequences:
- a CDS encoding PD-(D/E)XK nuclease family protein, whose protein sequence is MLEVVFYQNNQDLLQKLQDENPPLVICPSPQVADNLRSLAPELDIITISKWTSDHLKKLGLSRSRKSELMIKLSAVWRHYFPTESTAVFLEAFELFTELRSYTLDMGLLNEFLQELDEVVRKSIHVFWLYLDQEKIIDEHLSYNKVTESKHHMSMWFVGFKHMSGVQIDMLKTLSETQDIEVLFPYPVYTDSLPNDWIRWLSADEIKKTKREGPISEVRVALIPKGKANIVLNKFFETHPSFDLVMAGTQVGLVSYQEAQKEQSFFKTTEDLFAVELELLTNDLRKKLKELKVITVEEINTYFEEVRLAAIAKGEYRKLKMVELMGVAVVDYSEFQKTIDGFAIDIFEVIVRLNSPRVSFLSLEEHNQRSFLDMNGLNFRDEEREIVLLATESMGGFRANERILSEAMTKALRVIGPIKRAGLDFLFHKYELLSILADSKNVLLIEEQVMETDLSWREVLKHFDVMDFDLGVRYSIKKIQEYLSPKKKTGPFEQKYFSASRLQSYIDCPQKYYFNYIEKIENRPEERSTLGPDELGNLEHKIIETYFVENGFKKDDVINLDHHRKACVRVFNEYITASRLILNETEKARAYNEIMHYTWNGIVFLLDLMGTKSATGIRFEIPLGTNPWTLKGSIDCLIEIGDKKAIVIDFKRSSSATGTKAETLEFKKIQLWVYLLTLKHQGYDIDSFGYLNLSDLSDDKLFFDTTDAESLMNSSMEFAKDVIEKTISGIQTNTTFKPHPRESKVCNYCPVNLFCLKGEVV, encoded by the coding sequence GTGCTAGAAGTAGTCTTTTATCAAAACAACCAAGATTTATTGCAAAAATTGCAGGATGAAAATCCTCCCTTGGTTATTTGTCCCAGCCCACAGGTGGCCGATAATTTAAGAAGCCTCGCTCCAGAACTGGATATCATCACTATTTCTAAATGGACTTCAGACCACTTAAAAAAATTAGGTCTGTCTCGTTCAAGAAAATCTGAACTCATGATTAAACTCTCGGCAGTCTGGAGACATTATTTTCCAACTGAGTCGACAGCTGTTTTTTTAGAGGCCTTTGAACTTTTCACAGAACTGCGTTCATACACATTGGACATGGGACTTTTAAATGAATTCCTCCAAGAGCTGGATGAAGTGGTCAGAAAGTCGATTCATGTCTTCTGGCTTTATTTAGATCAAGAAAAAATTATTGATGAGCATTTAAGTTACAACAAAGTGACTGAATCAAAACACCATATGAGTATGTGGTTTGTTGGATTCAAGCACATGAGTGGCGTGCAGATCGATATGCTAAAAACATTAAGTGAAACTCAGGATATTGAAGTTTTATTTCCTTATCCTGTTTACACCGACTCTCTTCCAAATGACTGGATTAGATGGTTGTCAGCTGATGAAATTAAAAAGACGAAAAGAGAAGGTCCGATTTCAGAAGTACGTGTCGCGCTTATTCCGAAAGGGAAAGCGAACATTGTTTTAAATAAATTTTTTGAAACTCATCCGAGTTTTGATTTAGTTATGGCCGGGACTCAAGTGGGCCTTGTGTCTTATCAGGAAGCGCAGAAAGAGCAATCGTTTTTTAAAACGACGGAAGACTTGTTTGCTGTAGAGCTTGAGCTGTTAACGAATGATCTTAGAAAGAAGCTTAAAGAATTAAAAGTGATTACTGTTGAAGAGATTAATACTTATTTTGAAGAAGTGAGACTTGCAGCGATTGCAAAAGGCGAATACCGCAAATTAAAAATGGTTGAGCTAATGGGAGTTGCGGTTGTTGATTATTCTGAGTTTCAAAAAACCATTGATGGGTTTGCGATTGATATCTTTGAAGTCATCGTAAGACTGAATTCTCCACGCGTTTCGTTTTTATCCCTGGAAGAACACAACCAGCGATCTTTCCTGGATATGAATGGATTGAACTTTAGAGATGAAGAGCGCGAAATCGTCCTGCTTGCTACTGAGAGCATGGGTGGGTTTAGAGCGAATGAGAGAATTTTAAGTGAAGCGATGACGAAAGCTTTAAGAGTGATCGGGCCGATTAAGAGAGCTGGACTTGATTTCTTATTTCATAAATATGAACTCCTATCTATTTTAGCTGATTCTAAGAATGTTCTTTTAATTGAAGAACAAGTTATGGAAACAGATTTATCGTGGAGAGAAGTGCTAAAGCATTTTGATGTTATGGATTTTGATTTAGGTGTTAGGTATTCAATTAAGAAAATTCAAGAATACTTAAGTCCTAAAAAGAAAACCGGACCTTTTGAGCAGAAGTATTTTTCTGCTTCAAGACTGCAGTCTTATATTGATTGTCCTCAAAAATATTATTTCAACTATATTGAAAAAATTGAGAACCGTCCGGAAGAAAGATCAACTCTTGGGCCGGATGAATTAGGGAATCTTGAACATAAGATTATTGAAACTTATTTTGTTGAGAATGGGTTTAAAAAAGATGATGTGATCAATCTGGATCATCACCGCAAAGCTTGTGTGCGAGTTTTTAATGAGTACATTACAGCAAGCAGACTTATTTTAAATGAAACTGAAAAAGCGAGAGCTTATAACGAGATCATGCACTATACGTGGAATGGTATTGTTTTCTTACTAGATTTGATGGGAACAAAGTCAGCTACTGGGATTCGTTTTGAAATTCCACTGGGGACAAACCCGTGGACGCTTAAAGGGTCTATCGACTGCTTGATTGAGATTGGCGATAAAAAAGCGATCGTTATTGATTTTAAAAGATCAAGTAGTGCCACTGGAACTAAGGCCGAGACTTTGGAGTTTAAGAAAATCCAGTTATGGGTTTATCTTTTAACACTAAAACATCAAGGATATGACATCGACTCTTTTGGTTATTTGAATCTAAGTGATTTAAGTGATGATAAGTTATTTTTTGATACGACAGACGCGGAAAGCTTAATGAATTCGTCGATGGAGTTTGCAAAAGATGTTATTGAGAAAACTATTTCTGGAATTCAGACGAATACAACTTTTAAGCCTCACCCGCGTGAATCGAAAGTTTGTAATTACTGCCCGGTCAATTTATTTTGTCTGAAAGGGGAGGTCGTATGA
- a CDS encoding UvrD-helicase domain-containing protein: protein MSSSTGVKTPNAEQMIAINHLGGKILSAGAGSGKTFVLIEHIITWLDNLRMKTPASDWPQVIPFQLPKVVLMTFTKKAAGEMSIRMMKRLDDLCDSHHDDKEGEFWEIVRQYLSMMNITTISSFCHQLLGLGYFQDVGSDVQILSNVEFKNKISNLFNLWFISKSNNLNQVFQANSTALIGAMIEIYNSPELRLLWKEPLVKTSPERELNEYVGKMINELGLEDLFDGSLDLNADAKEREKGWFVLLQSFDQLIQTSGNFSADSFKAYAEWAMNVGRLPIAVKAMSEDQKFHLEKIKVLVKELRDIQEDFINFIENYDTYWSWVEIFQEVYNFIDRNYFLEKGFAFADLEYYTCVGLRNSMIREKIKKNYDYFIVDEFQDTSSVQYEIIQHLVGDNHQRIFCVGDKKQAIYGFRGGELLVFNQCSELLGTENNIWLKNNFRSEGNVIRFNNHFFERIFPLGHGFEGIDPNTVLMEAQAIPEAKTAAGEVERFKTEIMGLESDKKLDLDFYEAEALYQVITDLLARDEIENVCVLYRKLRPSALLLDLLAENEVAFSAQVKVQYGEDPIINLFLRSIELKLNQNDPLKLSSTHFLMNSLLEVLNVNAKAADIQERFLGDLSILGLRLAFHKLVYSFGISNSQYQENSKLIDSICRVCNEDLIKVFHLLSSESEEAYSLQLMNGARAKRVIIMSAHASKGLEFDAVLLGGIHNNGVQMGKTDTIGKLPKSFRWKKVYNQKKFYKSPTYYLEADIDKAKEFSESKRLLYVACTRAVKYLGWIDLWATIDGKEKILSTGSNHWIKAMRIAKENDNLIIEKTIQLGSKAIHQEADIPLILKDSLGIVSLGNHGRLGVFADTSVTKLAQLAQCPFKFYLSNICKITPPKLSPKIFMDMGDDEEGIEAEEVFYSSMERGTRVHAGLSKLMLGEMELSDVAIEEREKLEWVLSEADKVFDGKNVISEKQIKFSFFGQMISGTPDLIFEDDTEVIVWDFKTGTRDESNEESYWFQLMCYGYAYANLKHFTPEKSVPLTLLYVDQKQSVTKVLTLGQISALLFEKWSKTESLNQVNLEHCFHCDYSSICVHYKSSAP, encoded by the coding sequence ATGAGTTCATCAACAGGTGTAAAAACTCCCAACGCTGAACAGATGATTGCAATCAACCATCTTGGTGGAAAGATTCTTTCTGCTGGGGCGGGATCTGGTAAGACATTCGTCTTAATTGAACACATTATTACATGGCTTGATAATTTAAGAATGAAGACTCCTGCGTCTGACTGGCCGCAAGTGATTCCTTTTCAATTGCCAAAAGTCGTGTTGATGACCTTTACTAAAAAGGCCGCAGGGGAAATGTCGATTCGTATGATGAAGAGACTTGATGACCTGTGTGATAGTCATCACGATGATAAAGAGGGAGAGTTTTGGGAAATTGTCAGACAGTATCTGTCGATGATGAACATCACGACTATCTCATCTTTTTGTCATCAGTTATTAGGCCTTGGATATTTTCAGGATGTCGGAAGTGATGTTCAGATTTTATCTAATGTTGAATTTAAAAACAAAATTTCAAATCTTTTTAATCTTTGGTTTATTTCAAAGAGCAATAACCTAAACCAGGTTTTTCAGGCCAACTCGACAGCCCTTATTGGGGCCATGATTGAGATTTACAATTCACCGGAGCTTAGGCTTCTGTGGAAAGAGCCGCTGGTTAAAACATCTCCTGAGCGCGAGCTTAATGAGTATGTTGGAAAGATGATCAATGAATTAGGTCTAGAAGATCTTTTTGATGGATCACTGGATCTAAATGCAGATGCTAAGGAAAGAGAAAAGGGATGGTTTGTCCTTTTACAAAGTTTTGATCAGCTAATTCAGACTTCGGGGAATTTTTCTGCGGATAGCTTTAAAGCTTATGCTGAATGGGCGATGAATGTGGGAAGACTTCCGATTGCGGTTAAAGCAATGAGTGAAGATCAAAAGTTTCATTTAGAGAAAATCAAAGTATTAGTAAAAGAGTTAAGAGATATTCAAGAAGACTTTATTAATTTCATTGAAAACTACGACACTTATTGGTCGTGGGTTGAAATCTTTCAAGAAGTTTATAACTTCATTGACCGCAACTACTTCCTTGAAAAAGGTTTTGCTTTTGCCGATCTTGAGTACTACACGTGTGTTGGGCTTCGAAATTCAATGATCCGTGAAAAGATCAAAAAGAATTACGATTACTTTATCGTAGATGAATTCCAGGATACGTCATCAGTTCAATATGAAATTATTCAACACCTGGTAGGGGATAATCACCAGAGAATCTTTTGTGTTGGAGATAAAAAACAGGCCATTTACGGATTCAGAGGGGGAGAACTTTTAGTTTTCAACCAATGTTCTGAATTGTTGGGAACTGAGAATAATATCTGGTTAAAAAATAACTTCCGTTCGGAAGGGAACGTGATTCGTTTCAATAACCATTTCTTTGAAAGAATTTTTCCTCTAGGCCATGGTTTTGAAGGAATTGACCCTAATACTGTTTTAATGGAAGCTCAGGCAATTCCGGAAGCAAAAACTGCTGCTGGAGAAGTTGAGAGATTTAAAACTGAAATCATGGGACTTGAAAGCGATAAGAAGCTCGATTTAGATTTCTATGAAGCAGAAGCTTTATACCAAGTGATTACTGATTTATTGGCACGAGACGAAATTGAAAATGTTTGTGTGCTTTATCGAAAATTAAGACCTAGTGCTCTTTTACTTGATCTACTGGCGGAAAACGAAGTGGCCTTCAGTGCTCAGGTAAAAGTTCAGTACGGTGAAGACCCGATCATCAATTTATTCTTGCGCTCGATTGAGTTGAAGTTAAATCAGAACGATCCTTTAAAGTTATCTTCAACACATTTTTTAATGAACTCACTATTGGAAGTCTTAAATGTTAATGCCAAAGCGGCCGATATTCAGGAGAGATTCCTTGGGGATTTAAGTATCCTGGGACTAAGACTTGCTTTCCATAAGCTGGTTTACTCATTTGGGATTAGTAATTCTCAGTATCAGGAAAACAGCAAACTCATCGATTCGATTTGTAGAGTTTGTAATGAAGACCTGATTAAGGTTTTCCATTTGTTATCAAGTGAGAGTGAAGAAGCTTATTCTCTTCAGTTAATGAATGGAGCAAGAGCAAAACGAGTGATCATCATGTCGGCCCATGCTTCAAAAGGATTGGAGTTTGATGCGGTCTTGTTGGGAGGAATCCATAACAATGGCGTGCAGATGGGGAAGACGGATACCATTGGGAAACTTCCAAAAAGTTTTAGATGGAAAAAAGTTTATAATCAAAAGAAATTTTATAAGTCACCGACTTACTATCTTGAAGCTGATATTGATAAAGCGAAAGAGTTTTCTGAGAGTAAGAGATTGCTTTATGTAGCTTGTACTCGCGCTGTGAAGTATCTGGGATGGATTGATTTGTGGGCGACGATTGATGGGAAAGAAAAAATTCTTTCTACGGGATCGAATCACTGGATTAAGGCCATGAGGATAGCAAAGGAAAATGATAACCTGATTATTGAAAAGACGATTCAGCTTGGTTCAAAAGCTATTCATCAGGAAGCTGATATTCCCTTAATTCTAAAAGATTCATTGGGAATTGTTTCACTTGGGAATCATGGAAGGCTTGGGGTTTTTGCTGATACTTCAGTGACAAAACTTGCTCAACTGGCCCAGTGTCCGTTTAAGTTTTATCTTTCTAATATTTGTAAAATCACTCCGCCAAAATTATCTCCGAAAATCTTTATGGATATGGGAGATGATGAAGAGGGGATTGAGGCAGAAGAAGTATTCTATTCATCAATGGAGCGAGGGACGAGAGTTCACGCCGGGCTTTCTAAGTTAATGCTTGGTGAGATGGAATTATCTGATGTCGCAATCGAAGAGAGAGAAAAATTAGAATGGGTTCTATCGGAAGCAGACAAAGTTTTTGATGGAAAAAATGTCATCAGTGAAAAACAAATTAAATTTTCATTCTTCGGACAAATGATTTCAGGAACACCTGATTTAATCTTCGAAGACGACACCGAAGTCATCGTTTGGGACTTCAAAACAGGGACTCGAGACGAATCAAATGAAGAGAGCTATTGGTTTCAGTTAATGTGTTACGGGTACGCTTACGCTAATCTGAAGCATTTTACTCCGGAAAAAAGTGTTCCTCTTACTCTACTATATGTCGACCAGAAACAGTCGGTTACTAAAGTGCTTACATTGGGCCAAATTAGTGCACTTCTCTTTGAGAAATGGTCAAAAACAGAGTCTCTTAATCAAGTTAATTTGGAGCACTGTTTTCACTGTGACTACTCATCAATTTGCGTTCACTATAAAAGTTCTGCTCCTTAG
- a CDS encoding outer membrane beta-barrel domain-containing protein, whose translation MKSKVLASLVLFTLVFTTNLFASEKDIYEFSWLDPDKEVFVLQNRKFRKAGHLHLNLGAGITTSGAFVDATSIQGRAGYFVTEDYGLEVIYAKNSGKENDTAKAVRSGGGGGTGTTPFRRIVQSYTGAMFLWSPFYSKINTFNSIVYMDWIFGVGYASLVEKNNKLRFTEGQSAEGIETEETHSGAMWEAGLKFYLTEHLNIRTDLTAIHYKAENISGDGKSSYKSNFDATVSLGYSF comes from the coding sequence ATGAAATCAAAAGTTTTGGCTTCTTTAGTTCTATTCACGTTAGTATTCACGACAAATTTATTCGCAAGTGAGAAAGACATTTATGAATTCTCATGGCTAGACCCGGACAAAGAAGTATTCGTTCTTCAAAACAGAAAGTTTAGAAAAGCAGGACATCTTCATTTGAATTTAGGTGCAGGTATTACGACATCTGGTGCATTCGTTGATGCGACATCAATTCAAGGTAGAGCAGGGTATTTCGTAACTGAAGACTATGGTCTGGAAGTTATCTACGCTAAAAATAGTGGTAAAGAAAATGATACAGCTAAGGCCGTTCGCAGCGGTGGAGGCGGTGGTACAGGAACAACTCCATTCAGAAGAATCGTTCAAAGTTACACAGGGGCGATGTTTTTATGGTCTCCGTTCTATAGCAAGATCAACACATTCAACAGTATTGTTTACATGGACTGGATCTTTGGTGTTGGTTACGCATCTCTTGTAGAAAAAAACAACAAGCTACGTTTCACTGAAGGTCAATCTGCAGAAGGGATTGAGACAGAAGAAACTCATAGTGGTGCAATGTGGGAAGCTGGTCTTAAATTTTACTTAACGGAACATTTAAATATCAGAACAGACTTAACTGCAATTCACTACAAAGCTGAAAATATTTCTGGTGATGGAAAATCAAGTTACAAATCTAACTTTGATGCAACTGTGTCTCTTGGTTACTCATTCTAA